The DNA sequence CCGTGCGCGGACTGACGACCGCAGCGAGCCTGTGGGCAGTCGCCGGCGTCGGCATGGCTGTCGGAGGCGGTTACTACTTTGCTGCCGCGCTTACGATCGCGGCGATCCTGCTCACCCTTCATTTCCTCGGCCGGTTCGAGCATGTTTATCTGAAGCGCCAGAAATTCAAGACCATGACGTTATATGCCCGCAGCGCGCCCGATCTGCTGGGGAATGTTGAGAAAGTATTGGCCGCTCATGAAGTCACCATCCGAAACATCGAGGTTCAGCGCGACTTGACTGAGCCTTTCATGGAAGTGCGGGCACTGGTTATCGCGCCTGCTCTTCTGAACGTCAACAAGCTTTCCGACGAGATGTTCCAGGTTTCCGGAATGGTCCGATTCGAAGTGGATTGATAGGCAAATGTGAAGCCTTGATGGCGCGGGCGTTCTGCCTGCGGTTGTAGGGACGGCCCCATGTAGCCGCCCGCCTATTACCCGCCGTCATTGACCGTCGTACGGGCGGCCCTTTGTGGTTTGTATTTCTCTCAATTGACCTTGAACTTTGAACTAATCTTCCGGAAACACCACTTCCGTCCGGCACACCGCCAACTCTCTTCCGTCCTGGTTTTCCGCCTTGAGGTCCACAATGACGTAGTTTTTTCCCGGACTGATCAGATGCTTTTCCGAAACGGTCCCGGTGCATTTCACGGTCCAGCCGGCGAGCACCGGCCAGATGAACTTCGATGTCATTCTCCTGATATGGAGCCCCGCGGGATATGCCCAGTTCGAGACGACCGACAGCATGAACGTCATCGTCATCATCCCGTGGCCGACGGTCTGCGGAATCCCGAATGGCTGAGCCGTCGATACCCACTCGGGATCGCAATGGACCGGGTTGTAATCGAGCGAAGCGACTGCAAATTTCCAGAACGTTTCCTGCGTTACCGATTGGATGAATGGCGGCAGTTCCTCGCCCACCTGAACCGAGTCGAAAGTCAATGTCTTCATGGGCTCCTCCATCACACGTCCACCCCTCGCCGGCCTTCGAGAAACTTCTTTATGTCTGCTCGCGTCTTCGGAAGAATCAGCGTCGCGATCCACGAGGCCTTCTTGACATCGTGCTGATTGTAGAAATCCGCCTTGTACTGCAGATAATACTTTCCTCTCTTGATGTAGCGGTCATATGGTCGCGCCTTGATATGGATCGTTTCGCCGACACGAAACGGCTCGAATATCTCGATATCCTGTCCGGGATTGCGCGCGCCCGGCGTTCTCACCCAATTGCCGCGCCCCTTCGCGCCGATGCACCAGAATGCAATCTGCGTGATGAACAGCGGATGCGGCATCAGTTGCGCGTATGCCGACTTTTTCGCCAGATCCTCGTCATGCATCAGAGGATTATCGTCGAGTGCGGCCTCGGCATAGAATTTCATGTCGTCCGCCGTGATCGTAAACGTGCGCTCGCCCGGAATCTCGTCCTGCGACTCAAAATCTATCTCGTCCCACGCCTCGTAGTTCTCGGCGCCCTTGAAGAAGTCGGTGTCGAACTGCCGGTGTTTCTCCGTCTTGAAGTACTTCTCGAAATGCCGCGGAACCATTCGCACTCACCCCTTTTGATCCGGAACTTTGGAGAACTTCGTTCGTTGCATTTGCCCATCACACGGAGGCGCTCGATTCATCGCGCCCGCTTTTTAATCGCACTTGAAACTTGAAACCTTGAACCTTGAACTTTGAACTACTTGTTGGGCCTCAGCGCTTTCTTATCCACCTTGCCGACCGCCGTCAGCGGCAGGCTCTCGACGAACTCGATCGATTTCGGCCGCTTGTACGGCGCCATGTTCTCGTGGCAATACTGCATCAACTCCCGCTCGATCGCGTCGCGGTCTTTATCCTTAAAATTGGCGGAAAGCTGGACGACCGCCTTCACCACTTCGCTGCCGGGGCGCTCAGGATTCGGGAGGCCGATCACCGCGCAGAACTGAATTGCCGGATGCTCGTACAGCGTTTCCTCGACTTCCTTCGAGAACACCTTGAATCCACCCACGTTCAACATGTCCTTCGCGCGATCGACAATGGTGAAATAACCGTCGGCGTCCATCTTGGCTACGTCGCCCGTATACAGCCATGTTTCGCCCCTGATCGAGCGCATCGCGTGCGCCGTCTCCTCCGGCTTTTTCCAGTAACCTTTCATTATCTGCGGGCCGCGCGCGATGATTTCCCCCTCTTCGCCGACCGCCACCTCGCGCTCGCCGGTCTCCAGGTCCATCAGCTTCATGTGCGTGCTCTGGATCGGAATGCCGACCGTCCCGATCTTCTTCAGGCCCCTGAACGGATTCATCGTCAGGAGAGGACTCGCCTCGGTCATTCCGTATACCTCGATTACCTTGCCTTCGCCCACCAGCGCCTCGAGCGCACTGAACGAGTCCACCGGAAACGGTGCGGCGCCCGAAAGGCACGCCTTCACCTGCGTGAAATTCAACGTCTTGAACATCGGCTCGGCCAAAAGCATCTGGTAAAGCGACGGCACGTTCGCCATCGCCGTCGGAAGATACCTTGCGAACTCGTCACAGATGTGTTTCGTGTTGCGCGGGTCCGGAATCAGAATCTGCGTGTTGCCGAGCCCCATTCCGCTCATGCCGTACATCAGGCCCGCCAAATGAAAGAACGGAAAGCCGGATATGTAGATTTCGCCGCCCCGCTTGGTATCCAGCCATTGCTTGCTCTGAAGAAGGTTCGACACCATGTTCCCATGCGTCAGCTCCGCCCCCTTCGGCATGCCGGTCGTACCACCGGTGTATTGGATCAGGCAGATGTTCTCGGGCTTGATATCGATCTTCGGCGCTTTCGGTGGATACGACTCAAGCAGCCTCCGAAAATGAATCACCGTTTTCCCCGGCAGCGGCGATATCTTGCCTGTCGGAATCTTCTTGAGGAGCCTGCCGAGCGTGCGTTTCGGCCAGGGCAGGAAATCGGCTATGCCGGTGGGAACAATATGTGAAAGCTTCGCGACCTTCTCATGTATCTTCGTCACCCGCTGCTCGAAAATGGCGTCGAGCGTCACCAGCACACGCGCGCCGCAGTCATTGAGTTGATACGCCATTTCCTTCGGCGTCAGCAGCGGAGAGACGCCGGTCGCGGCGCATCCGGCCCGCAGGGCGCCCGCATGCGCGATCAGGTACTGGGGCGTATTCGGAAGATTAATGCCTACGACGTCGCCCGGCCCACACCCGATCTCACCGAGGAATGCGGCGAACCGGCGCGACAGCAGGTCAAGCTCGCGGAACTTCTGCGTGACACCCATGAAGTGCAGCGCCGCGCGGTCCGCAAAATCCGAAAAGCTCTCCTCGAGCATGTGAGCGTAAGTTGTGTCCGCCGCAGGTACATCGGGTGCGACTCCAGCATCATAATGCTTCAGCCACGGTTTCTCATCGTGCATCACGTCGATTGTCCCCCCAGTAAAAAACCCGGTCTACCTAACAGCTATTATTCCGCTCATGCATCGAACCAGTAAAACCGCGTCACTCAGACTATAACAAACCCCGCGGCATGTCAATATTGGGAGAGGCAGGCTTTAGGCTTCTGACTTCAGGTTATAGGGAAAACTTTGTCCCCGTTTTCCAACGGGGGGAAATCCGAAAGAGCGGCAGCATGCAGTCCGTACAAAAAGCAGTCG is a window from the Candidatus Abyssobacteria bacterium SURF_5 genome containing:
- a CDS encoding MgtC/SapB family protein — encoded protein: MGGGFLVYEYLVVVFKIVLSIALAGLIGLERERHNQPAGLKTHIILCVGSTLITVVSIAMAHDATGAVVSDPTRIAANIVTGIGFLGGGAILRLGATVRGLTTAASLWAVAGVGMAVGGGYYFAAALTIAAILLTLHFLGRFEHVYLKRQKFKTMTLYARSAPDLLGNVEKVLAAHEVTIRNIEVQRDLTEPFMEVRALVIAPALLNVNKLSDEMFQVSGMVRFEVD
- a CDS encoding MaoC family dehydratase, which produces MEEPMKTLTFDSVQVGEELPPFIQSVTQETFWKFAVASLDYNPVHCDPEWVSTAQPFGIPQTVGHGMMTMTFMLSVVSNWAYPAGLHIRRMTSKFIWPVLAGWTVKCTGTVSEKHLISPGKNYVIVDLKAENQDGRELAVCRTEVVFPED
- a CDS encoding AMP-dependent synthetase, with amino-acid sequence MHDEKPWLKHYDAGVAPDVPAADTTYAHMLEESFSDFADRAALHFMGVTQKFRELDLLSRRFAAFLGEIGCGPGDVVGINLPNTPQYLIAHAGALRAGCAATGVSPLLTPKEMAYQLNDCGARVLVTLDAIFEQRVTKIHEKVAKLSHIVPTGIADFLPWPKRTLGRLLKKIPTGKISPLPGKTVIHFRRLLESYPPKAPKIDIKPENICLIQYTGGTTGMPKGAELTHGNMVSNLLQSKQWLDTKRGGEIYISGFPFFHLAGLMYGMSGMGLGNTQILIPDPRNTKHICDEFARYLPTAMANVPSLYQMLLAEPMFKTLNFTQVKACLSGAAPFPVDSFSALEALVGEGKVIEVYGMTEASPLLTMNPFRGLKKIGTVGIPIQSTHMKLMDLETGEREVAVGEEGEIIARGPQIMKGYWKKPEETAHAMRSIRGETWLYTGDVAKMDADGYFTIVDRAKDMLNVGGFKVFSKEVEETLYEHPAIQFCAVIGLPNPERPGSEVVKAVVQLSANFKDKDRDAIERELMQYCHENMAPYKRPKSIEFVESLPLTAVGKVDKKALRPNK